TGGCTCGCGATGGTGCGCTTCCAGATCAGCTCATAGAGCCGCGCCTGGTCGGCATCGAGCTTGCGGCTCATGCTGTCGGGACGGCGGGACATGTCGGTCGGGCGGATCGCTTCGTGCGCTTCCTGGGCGTTCTTGGCCTTGGCCTGGTACTGGCGCGGGGCGTCCGGCACATAGGCGTTGCCGTAGTCCTCGCCGATCACCTTGCGCGCCTGCGTGATCGCGGACGGATCGATCTGCACGCCGTCGGTACGCATATAAGTAATGAGTCCGGTGGTCTCGCCGCCGATGTCGATGCCTTCATAAAGGCGCTGCGCGATCCGCATCGTATGCGCCGGCGCAAAACCGTATTTGCGGCTGGCTTCCTGCTGCAAGGTCGAGGTGGTGAAGGGCGCCTGCGGATTGCGGCGCGCGGGCTTTGCGTCGACCGCGGTCACGGCATAGGCAGCCGTTTCCAGCGCCTTCTTGAAGTCTTCGGCTTCCGCGCCGGTGCCGATGTCGAGGCGCTGGATCTTCTTGCCGTCGGCGCCGACAAGGCGCGCCTCGAAGGCATCGCCGCGCGGCGTCAGCAATGTCGCGATCAGCGACCAATATTCGCGGGCGACGAATTTCTCGATCTCGAGCTCGCGGTCGCAGACGAGCCGCAGCGCCACCGACTGCACGCGGCCGGCCGAGCGGGCGCCCGGCAGCTTGCGCCACAGCACGGGGGAGAGGGTGAAGCCGACCAGATAGTCGAGCGCGCGGCGGGCCATATAGGCATCGACCAGCGCGCCGTCGATCTGGCGCGGATGCTTCATCGCGTCCGTGACGGCCTGCTTGGTGATGGCGTTGAACACGACGCGCTCGATCTTCTGATCCTTCAGCGCCCGCTTCTCTTTCAACACCTCCAGCACGTGCCAGGAAATGGCTTCGCCCTCGCGATCAGGGTCGGTTGCCAGAATCAGGCGGTCAGCACCCTTCAGGGACTTGGCAATGTCGTTGAGCCGGCCGGCCGCCTTGGGATCGATCTCCCAGATCATCTTGAAATTGGCGTCGGGATCGACGGAACCGTTCTTCGCCGGCAAGTCCCGGACATGGCCGAACGAGGCCAGAACCTCATAGGACGAGCCCAAATACTTGTTGATCGTCTTGGCTTTCGCCGGCGACTCCACAATGACGATATTCATGTAGTTCCAGTAACTTACGGGGAAATTCTAGGCCTGAGTCGACAAGATTCGGTTCGGCCGTTTCGTCCCGAACATGGGTGGTGAGGCCTCCGCTGTCAAATCGAAGGGTGTTGAAAGCCTGCGAGATGGGAAAAGTTTCATATCGAGAAAGTTGCGAAATACCACCTTGGAGTTGTGGCCGATGTCGGCGTAATGTTCCCGCGGGGCATGGATTCGGGTGGGGCTGGTGGCAAGGCCGGGTAAGAAACGGGCGCGCGCCGCAAGAGGCGCGCGGGGAGGCTCGCGCAACGAGGAACCGGGGGAGGGCGGCGTCGATGAAGCCGTGGCCTTCATCGCCGAGCAGGTGGGCGCATTGCGCAAGCTCGCCGAGCGCCACAAGCTCGACGTGCTGCATTATCTCTTGGGCATGACCAAGCTAGAGGCTGACGAGCACCTTCGGCTGCGGAGCAAGCGTAAGCTGTCGTGAGGGATCCGTCATCCTGAGGCGCGAGTGGCACGATGCGAAGCATCACGCAGGGAGCCTCGAAGGATGAACGGCCGCGATGCAGCCGGGCCGTCGCCCTTCGAGGCTCGCCGAAGAGGCGAGCACCTCAGGGTGACGGTGCTAGATTTGAGCGCGCTGCTTCAACGATCGTCATTGCGAGTTGGGACCAGCATTGAGGGGCTGACGCGCGCTGGATGAAACTTTTCGGGGGTGGAGAGAGGCGGTAGATTGGGGCGCCGTCGGCAAAGAGGTCGATTACTCTCTGGTGCGTGAGAGCCCGGTTGCGAGTTGGACCCGGGTTGCCTGGATGACCCACACTGGCGCGGAGGGGCAACATGGCCCTGGAGCACGCTTCCTAGCATTCTTTTCTGACAGGCGCCTATGCCGCCGGCGCGAACTGTTGAGGAGAGCAGCATGGATATTCTGTACGAGCGGGTGGCTGGCCTGGATGTGCACAAGGACACGGTCGTGGCCTGTGTGCGGATCATGGTCGACGGCAAGGCGCAGCGGGAGTGCCGGACCTTTGCAGCCGCGACTGAACAGCTTGGGGAGCTGCGAAGGTGGCTGGAAGAAAGCCGGTGCACGCATGTGGCGATGGAGGCGACGGGCGTCTACTGGATGCCAGTGTTCCGAATCCTGGGCGAAGGCGCCTTTGAACTGATCGTCGCCAATGCCGCGCACATCAAGAATGTGCCGGGACGCAAGACCGACATGAACGATGCGATGTGGATCGCCGATCTGTTGGCCTGCGGGCTGATCAAGGGCAGCTTCATTCCGGAGGAGGAGGTTCAGGAGTTGCGCGCGCTGACGCGGACGCGCAAGCAGCTGGTTCGCGAGCAGACGCGGCACGTGCAGCGGATCGAGAAGACGCTGGCAGAAGCCAACATCAAGCTTGGCTCAGTGATCTCCGACATCATGGGCGCGAGCGGCCGGCGGATCATCCAGGCGATGATTGAGGGCGTGCGGCAGCCCAACAAGCTGGCCGAGCTAGCCGGCAAGCAGATCAAGGCCTCGCCGAAGGAGCTCTACGACGCGTTGCACGGGCGGCTGACGGATCACCACCGCTTTCTGCTCGCGCTTCATCTGCAGCAGCGGGATGGCCTGGATGAGACGATTCGCAAGCTTGATGTCGAAATCGCTCAGCGGATCGAGTGCATGGAAGCGGAGGTCAACGGTGGCAAGATCCCCTTTCGCCACTTGATCGGATTGTTGACCACCATTCCCGGGGTCAGCGCGGTGGCGGCGCCGGCCATTCTGTCCGAGATCGGCGCCGACATGAGCCGCTTCCAGACCGCTGGCCATCTCGTCGCCTGGACCGGACTGTGTCCCGGACAGAACGAGAGCGCCGGCAAGCGCAAGTCCTCGCGCCTGCGCAAGGGCGCGCCGTGGCTCAAGACGATGCTCATTCAATGTGCCTGGGCTGCCAAGCGCACAAAGAACAGCTACTACCGGGCGCAGTTCTTCCGCTTGCAGGCCAAGCGCGGGCCGCAAAAGGCTATCTGCGCCGTCGCTGCCTCGATCCTCACCGCAATCTACCACATCCTCAAAGACGGCACGGAGCACCGCGACCTCGGCGCTGCTTACTTCGACCGCCGGCCCACGGAGGTCCAAGCAAGCCGCCTCGTCGCGCGCCTCAAAAAGCTGGGCTTCACCGTCCAACTCCAGCCCATCGCGGAGGCCGCCTGACGCTAAACCATCAGCCGTTTCTTCCTAGCGGAGCGAAGCAATCCAGAATCCCTCCGCGGTGAGACTCTGGATTGCTTCGTTCCGCTCGCAATGACAGTGCGGCGACAGTTTCGTCCTATCAAGCCGATCGCCGCCGCGGCGCTGGCCGGGGCTTCAGCGTGATATCGGCCAGACTGAGCAACCGTCCATCCTCGGCGTGCAGCTCGAGCTTCTTTACCGGGCGGCCTTTCGCGAGATCGACCATGATGGTGTCGATCTCCTCGGGCGTGTCGTCGAACTCCTCGCTCCATTGCCGCAGCGCGACCAGGATTGGGAAGAGGCCGCGTCCTTTCGGCGTCAGCACATATTCCTGGTAGGCGCTGCCGTCGGAGGCGGGGACCATCGCCAGAATGCCGTGGTCGAGCATCGATCGCAGCCGGGCCGACAAAATGTTCTTAGCCATCCCGAGCTTGCTCTGAAACTCGCCGAAGCGGCAAAGGCCGAGCATCGCTTCGCGGATGATCAGGAGTGTCCACCAGTCGCCGATCGCCTCCAGCGACCGCGCGACCGGGCAACCGTCGCCCTCAAAACTCGTTCGTTTCACCATTGTCCTGGTCCTGTCGTGTTCGCCCGATCCTGGCACCGATCACGCCCTTGTGTGGTTGCATTATAAAACCAACTGCCCTAAATGGCAACTGAGTTTCATTATGCAACCACTGGAGGCGAGCATGAGGTTGAAGAACAAGACGGCACTGATTACCGGCGGCAACAGCGGCATTGGACTGGCGACGGCCAAGGTATTCGTGGCCGAGGGCGCCAAGGTGATCGTCACCGGGCGCAACAAGGAGACGCTGGAGGCCGCCGCGAAGGAGCTCGGTCCGAACGCACTCGCGCTTGCTGCCGACGCCACGGAGATCGCCGCGACCGAGGCTGCGATCAAGCAGGGCGCCGAAAAGTTCGGCAAGCTCGACATCGTGTTTGCCAATGCCGGCATTCCCGGCAGCACGCCGCTCGGGTCGGCGACGCTCGAGACCTTCGAGAAGGTGATCAGCACCAATCTCACCGGCGTGTTCTTCACGGTTCAATCTGCGCTGCCTTATCTCAACGACAACGCCTCGATCATCCTCAACGGCTCGGTGATCTCCGTGCTCGGCATTCCCGGTTACTCGGCCTATGGCGCGGCGAAGGCCGGCGTGCGCGCGATGGCGCGGATCATGGCCTCGGAACTGTCGCCGCGCGGCATTCGCGTCAACGTGGTCGCGCCGGGTGCGATCCGCACGCCGATCTGGGGCGCGGCGATCGCAACACCGGAGGCGGAGAAGGCGTTCGAGAAGCGCATCGGGCTGTCGACGCCGCTCGGGCGCATTGGTGAACCAGATCACATCTCGAAGACGGTGCTGTTCCTTGCGTCGGACGATGCCGCGCACATCCAGGGCCAGGAGATCTTCGTCGATGGCGGCGCAGTGGCCTCGCCGAGCGGCGCGCCGATCTATCGCGGTTGATCGAATCACGCCCAAATTGAATCCATCCGGTGCGGCACGCAAGTTGCGCCGGATGGTTCCATCGTCTTGCGAGGCGTATTTTCTGAACCTTTGCGTGAAGCATTGAACCTTCGCTGGCGCTGCAAAGACACTCTTACGCGTAGGGGGTCATAAGACTCATTTTTAAGGGAGCCCGTGATGCCAAAGGCAGCCCGCATTTATTCTCCGATTTCAGCACCGCGTATTTACACCGAACGTTCCTCAGTTCCCTCCAAACGCTCCGACACGTCGGAGTTCATCGGGGTCGCCATCTTTTCCGGCATCGGCCTGCTCATTTCGCTCGCTGCCGTGATCCTCGGCGTGCAGGGCTCCTGGTTTTAGTCTGGTCGATCTGTCAGCCGCCGCCGGAGTTCGGCAGCGGCTGTTTCGGCATGCGCCTTACGCCGCACGCAAGCTGGTGGCGGCCTGAAGCGCGCCGGCTAGCGCTTTCTCGCGATGATCCGGCCCGACCTTGATGCCGTCGGCGAGGATGAACTCGGGATGGGTGATGCCGATGAAGCCGAACACCCAGCGCAGGTAGGTTTCGAGATGTTCGCCGAGCGCGGCAGGCGTATCGGCGCCGTAATAGCCGCCGCGTGAGATCGCCACGATCAGGCGCTTGTCGCCGGCAAGACCCTGCGGCCCGTTCGCGCCGTACTTGAAGGTCTTCCCCGCCACGAGGATGCGGTCGATCCAGGCCTTGAGCTGGCTCGGGATGGTGAAGTTGTACATCGGCGCGCCGATCACGACGATGTCGGCATCGAGGAACTCGTTCAGAACGGCCGCGCTCGCCGCGAGATCGGGTGCGAGTTCCGCGGGCGCAGGCGCGCCCTGGGCTGCCGCAAGATGCGAGCCGGTGAGGTGAGCAAGCGGAGTCTGGGTCAGGTCGCGATAGACGAGGTCGAGCGAGGGCGTGGCCTGCCGCAGCCGGTCGACGACGGCGGCGGAAACCTGCCTGGAGACGGAGTGGGGGCCGAGCACGCTGGAGTCGATATGGAGGAGTTTCATTTGGGTCACCCGTGGTATAGATTTGTAACCCGCACTACATGAGTGACTGTGGAATTCCCCGCAAGAACGCACTTTTTTGAGCCATGGGCACATCTTTGAGACCTGCGCACACCGATTTGCCTGCACCGCGGGTGCCGGACCCCGACCATCCCGACTGCCGTGGCGTGGCCTCGATCCTGTCGCGCGTCGGCGACAAATGGAGCGTGTTCGTCATCATGATGCTGAGCGACGGGCCCAAGCGCTTCAACGAGCTGAAGCGCATGATCAATGGCATCTCGCAGCGGATGCTGACGCTGACCTTGCGCGGGCTCGAGCGCGACGGCCTCGTCACGCGCACCATCTTCCCGACCATTCCGCCGCGCGTCGATTACGAGCTGACCGATCTCGGCCGCGGGCTCCAGCAGCCGGTGAAGGCGCTGGGCGAATGGGCGATCGCGCATCAGGAGCAGATCGCGGCGGCACGCACGCGCTTCGACGAGCGCAACGGCTCTTAAAGCAGCGACACCAGTCCGCCGCCGTGGCGTTCGAGCCGGCCGGCGAGCTCGAGTTCCAGCAGCACCGTGCGCACGATCGCGGGTGAGGCGCCGGACATCCGCACGAGATCGTCGATCGAGATGGGGACGGGGCCGAGCAGGCCGGTGATTTGGTCGCGGTCATGCCCCTGCGGATCGCCCTCGAACGGCTCGCTGTCGAGCTCACCTGCGGGATGCATCTGCGGTCGCTGCATGATCGGCGCGACGGCGTTGATGATGTCGGCGGCTTCGGTGACCAGCGTTGCGCCCTGCTTGATCAGATCGTTGGTGCCGGCGGCGCGCGGATCGAGCGGCGAGCCGGGGACCGCGAACACCTCGCGGCCCTGTTCGGCGGCCATGCGCGCGGTGATCAGCGAGCCCGAGCGGTGCGCGGCCTCCACCACGACCACGCCGAGCGCGGCGCCCGAGATCAGCCGGTTGCGGCGGGGAAAATCGCGGGCGCGCGGGTCGTGGCCGAGCGGCATTTCGGAGATCGCCGCGCCCGAATGATCGAGGATCGCGGCGAGCAGGTCGCCATGCTCGGGCGGATAGATGCAATCATGCCCGCCGGCGAGCACCGCGATCGTGCCGCTCTCGACGCTCGCGCGATGTGCGGCCTGGTCGACCCCGCGGGCAAGCCCCGAGATGATGATGAAGCCGGCTTCGCCAAGCTCGCGCGCGAGCTGGCCGGCGAATTTTAGCCCAGCGCCGGAAGCGTTGCGCGAGCCGACGATCGCGATCATCGGACGCATCAGCGTCGCGTTGTCGCCGCGCACGGCGAGCAGCGGTGGCGCATCGTCGAGCGTCGCGAGCCGTGCCGGGTAGCCGTCCTCGCCGGGCGCGAGCCAGGCGATGCCGAACTTGCGGCTTGCGGCGAGCTCACCTTTCGCTTCATCCACACTACAAATCCGCCCCGATCGCGACGCACCGCCGCGGCGTGCCAGATCCGGCAGCCGCTCTAGCGCGGCACGCGCGGTGCCGAAGTGATCGACCAGCGAACGGAAGGTACGCGGCCCGACATTGTCGGAGCGGATCAGCCGCAGCCGGTCGACCCTGTCAGCCTCGGTCAGCTCTGCGTTTCGGTGGATGGCGTCCACGGCATCTCCTTGTGGGGCCAGCATGGAACAACCTGAGGGCGTGAGCAACAGGGGCGTGCGCTTGCGCGGCCTCGTCGCGATGCTAAAAGCGATCCCAATAAGAAGGATTTTGCCATGATCTCACTCGCCGACCTCCAGCGCCGCATTGAAGCGGGGGAGCTTTCGCCCGATGACGCCATCGCCCAGTCGCATGCGGCGATCGAAGCCAAAGAGAAGGACGTCCGCGCCTTCGTTCGTCACGACAAGTCGGCAAAGGCGCAGGCCTCCGGCCCGCTGCGGGGTATTGCGGTCGGCATCAAGGACATCATCGACACCGCCAATCTGCCGACCGAGATGGGTTCGGAGATCTATCGCGGCTGGCAGCCGCGCTCGGACGCGCCTGTGGTGATGATGCTGAAGCGGGCAGGTGCCACCATCATCGGCAAGACCACGACCACGGCGTTCGCCTCGCGCGATCCGACGCCGACGCTCAATCCGCACAATGTCGGCCATACGCCGGGCGGCTCGTCCTCGGGCTCGGCGGCGGCTGTCGGCGCCGGCATGATCCCGCTTGCGCTGGGCACGCAGACTGGCGGCTCGGTGATCCGCCCCGCGGCTTATTGCGGTGCTGCTGCGATAAAACCGTCGTTCCGGATGCTGCCGACGGTGGGCGTGAAATGCTACTCGTGGGCGCTGGACACAGTCGGCCTGTTCGGATCGCGCGCGGAAGATCTCGCGCGCGGCCTGTTGGCGATGACCGGCCGCACCGAATTCTCCGGCATTGTCGCGGCGAAGGCGCCGCGTATCGGCGTGGTCCGGCAGGAGTTCGCCGAGGCCGTGGAGCCGGCGGCTGAGGAGGGCTTGCAGGTTGCCATCAAGGCGGCCGAGAAGGCCGGCGCCAGCGTGCAGACCATCGATCTGCCCGAGGCAGTGCAGGAGGCCTGGCGCATCCATCCGATCATCCAGGATTTTGAGGCGCATCGCGCGCTCGCCTGGGAATTTGACGCGCGCCACGACGAGATCGCGCCGATGCTGCGCGCCAGCCTCGATGAGACCGTCGGACTGACGCCGCAGGAATATGACGACGCTCGCCGGATCGCCCGCCGCGGACGTCGCGAGCTTGGCGAGCTGTTCGAAGGTTTCGACGTGCTGCTCACCTATTCGGCGCCGGGTACTGCGCCGGCCAAGGAGCTCGCCTCGACCGGCTCGCCCCGCTACAACCGGCTGTGGACGCTGATGGGCAACCCTTGCGTCAACGTGCCGGTGATGAAGATCGGTGGCCTCCCGATCGGCGTGCAGGTGATCGCACGCTTCGGCAACGATCCGGGCGCATTGGCGGCGGCGTGGTTTTTGGAAAACGCGCTGGCCAAATCAGGCTAGCGCGGGCTCGGCCACGGGCAGGGTGCGTTGGGGCTCGGCGCCATCAGCGCCTTGCCCGAGCCAGCGCTCGGCGGCTGCGCGGCCGCTTCGGTGCAACAGGCGAATGAAGCCGCGGCCGAGATCGGCCGACGAGCGCTGCGCCAGACCCTCGATCGAGTCTTCTGCCGCGATTTTTGTAAGCCGCAGCGCGGGTGCTGCGTGCGACTGCGCCCATGCGATCGCCGCGATCTCGGCCTTGAGCGCGGCATTGGCGGCGATCTGGTCGAGGCGGCGGTCGATCGCGGCGAGCGTGATCGGCACATAGCTGTCGCGCGTGGGCGTGACCTGGACCAGCAGCAGGTCGGCGGTTGCCGATTCCTTCGCCAGTTTGATCAGCGGCGGATTGCCGCCAAAGCCGCCGTCCCAATAGGCCTCGCCGTCGATCTCGACGGCACAGTGAACCAGCGGCGGGCAGGTCGAGGCCAGCGCGACGTCGGCAGTGATCGCGTCGTTGTCAAAAATCTGCTGCTGCCCGTCGCGGATTCGCGTCGCCGCGATCAAAAGCTTTGGGCATTTGGCATCGCGCAAGGCCGCAAAATTGATGTCGCGCGACAGCGCCAGGCGCAGCGGATCGAGATCGAACGGATCGAACTGGCCGGAGCGCAGCGCCGGCCCGAACGCGACCGAGCTTCCCGGCGGGGAGAAGCCGCCGATCAGCATCAACGAGCGGAACGAGGCCTCGTGCATCAGCCGGACCCAGAATCGGTTCAGCCGGCTGCGCGCGCCTTCGCGGCCGCCTTCGGCAAGGCCGCCGGCGAGCAGCAGCGCGTTGATGGCGCCGGCGCTGGCGCCGCTGATCGTATCGAACTCAATGGACGGCTCTTCGAGCAGCCGTTCCAGCACGCCCCAGGTGAAGGCGGCAAAAGTCCCGCCGCCCTGAAGCGCCAGTGAAAGCTTTCGCGGCGGCCATGGTTCGGCGCGGGCCTGTACGGGCGCAGCAGGCGAGGCGGTGGTTACGACCTCGACCGGCGGCCGAACTTGCGCGATGGGATCAGGCTGCGATGCAGGCGGGGGAACGGCGACAGGCTTTGGCGCAGGCGATGGGGGCGGTGGGGGCGGATCGGACCAGATGTTGGTCGACGAGAGCAGCCGGCTTGCCGCGGTGCCCTGCGAGCCGCGTTCATCATGCGTGCCGTCAATCTTCTCGCTCATTCTGAGCTACCGCGTAACGCCATGTCTTCTTTCAGGATGACAGGCATGGGAACCGTTCGCCACACCCTGCCGTGTGTCGGATCGGAGTTGCGAACAGGATTTGGCAGATAATGCGGAGACCCTGCGGCGGTATCCGTACTTTTTCCGGCTTTACGCTTTCTCGCCGATCCGGCTTTCCTTGCCCGCTCGCAAGCGCTTGATGTTCTCGCGATGCGCGTAGAACAGCATCAGCGTCAGCACCACGGCCAGCGAGGCTAGTTTGGGGTCGCTGAACCACCACAGGAACAGCGGCGTAATGAAGGCTGCGACCAGCGCAGACAGGGAGGAGTAGCGGGTGGTAAAAGCGGTTGCGAGCCAGAGCAGGCAGAACACCAGCGCTGCGGCGGGCAACAGGCCGAGCAGGATTCCAATATAGACGGCGACGCCTTTGCCGCCCTTGAATTTGAGCCAGACCGGGAAGAGGTGGCCCAGAAAGGCACCGAACCCGGCCAGCATTGCAGCGTCCAGTCCAGCGATGTGAAACGCGATCAAGACCGCTGCAGTGCCCTTGAGCGCGTCGAGCAGCAGGGTGCCCGCGGCAAGGCTCTTGCGCCCTGTGCGCAGCACGTTGGTGGCGCCGATGCTGCCGGAACCGATCGAGCGGATATCCTGCGTGCCGGCGAGCCTGGTCAGCACCAGCCCGAACGGAATCGAGCCGAGCAAATAGCCGATGACGAAGGCGACCGGCAGGAATGCATCAAGCCCCATCGTGTCTCCATGGCTGACATAGCCAGCGCCCATTAGACATGCTCGTAAACCGTTCGTCCGCCGACGATGGTCCTGATAGCGCGGCCTGTAAAGCGGGCTTCGTCGAACGGGGTGTTCTTGCAGGGCGATTTGAGGTCGGCGGGGTCGACCACCCAGGGCACATCGGGGTCGATCACGACGACGTCGGCTGGGCTGCCGACGCGCAGGGTTCCGCCCGGCAGGCCGAGCAGTTCGGCCGGCCGCGTCGACATCGCCCGGATCAGCGTCTTGAGGTCGAGCTCGTCATTGTGCACCAGCCGCAGGCCCGCTGGCAGCATGGTCTCGAGGCCAATGGCGCCTGGGGCCGCTTCTGCAAACGGCAGGCGCTTCATCTCGACGTCGTGCGGATTGTGATCGGACATGATGACGTCGACGAGGCCGGAGGCCACGGCCTCCACCAGCGCACGGCGATCGTCCTCGGTGCGCAGCGGCGGCGACAGTTTCAGGAAGGAACGGTAGGGGCCGATGTCGTTCTCGTTCAGCGCAAGATGGTTGATCGAAACCGAGGCGCTGACGGCGAGGCCGGCGTCGCGGGCGCGCTTCAAGATCTCGAGCGACTCGATGCAGGACAGCGAAGCGGCGTGATAGCGGCCGCCGGTCAGCGCGACCAGGCGCATGTCGCGCTCGAGGATCACGGCCTCGGCGGCCTTCGGGATGCCCATCAGGCCGAGGCGCGAGGCGAACTCGCCTTCGTTCATCACGCCTTCGCCGACGAGATCGGGGTCCTCGGTGTGATGCACGATCAGCGCGCCGAAATCGCGGGCGTAGGTCAGCGCGCGGCGCATCACCTGCGCATTGGTCACGCTGCGGTCGCCGTCGCTGAAGGCCACGGCGCCGGCGGCCTTGAGCAGGCCGAACTCGGTCATCTCCTCGCCGCGCATGCCCTTGGTCAGCGCCGCCATCGGCTGGATGTTGACGATCGCGGTATCGCGCGCGCGCCGCATCACGAAATCGACGGTCGCCGAGTTGTCGATCACCGGAGAGGTGTCGGGCTGGCAGATGATAGTGGTGATGCCGCCGGTCGCGGCCGCCTGGCTCGCGGAGGCAAAGGTCTCGCGATGGCTGAAGCCGGGCTCGCCGACGAAGGCGCGCATGTCGATCAGGCCGGGCGCGACGATCTTGCCGGAGCAATTGACGACGTCGGTTCCCTCGGGGACGCCGGCCGCACCGATGCCGCGGCGGGTCTCGCGGATGATGCCGTCGGCAATCAGGACGTCGCCAGGGCCGTCGAAATCCCTGCTGGGATCGACGACGCGGGCGTTGGCGAGCAGGATGGGGCGGCGGTCAATCAGCATGAGCATCACGCGTTCGGCAGGTTACGGGCGAGCGCTTCCAGCACCGCCATGCGCACGGCCACGCCCATCTCCACTTGTTCGCGGATCAGGGACTGAGCGCCGTCGGCGACCGCGGTGTCGATCTCGACGCCGCGGTTCATCGGGCCGGGGTGCATCACCAGTGCGTCGGGCTTGGCGTAGGCGAGCTTCTTCTGGTCGAGCCCGAAATAGTGGAAATATTCGGAGGTCGACGGCACGAAGGAGCCGTTCATCCGCTCGCGCTGCAGCCGCAGCATCATGACGATATCCGCGCCGTTGAGCCCCTCGCGCATGTCGCGCGCGACCTCGACGCCCATCCGCTCGATGCCGGGCGGCAGCAGCGTGGAGGGGCCGACGACGCGGACCCGGGCGCCCATGGCGTTGAGCAGGATGATGTTGGAGCGGGCCACGCGCGAATGCAGCACGTCGCCGCAGATCGCCACCACGAGCCCCTCGATCCGGCCCTTGTTGCGGCGGATGGTGAGCGCGTCGAGCAGCGCCTGGGTCGGATGCTCATGCGCGCCGTCGCCGGCATTGATCACGGAACCGTCAACCTTGCGGGCCAGCAGTTCCACCGCGCCGGAGGCGTGATGGCGCACTACCAATATATCCGGATGCATGGCGTTCAGCGTCATCGCGGTATCGACCAGCGTCTCGCCCTTCTTGATGGACGAGGAGGACACCGACATGTTCATGACGTCGGCGCCGAGGCGTTTCCCGGCGAGCTCGAACGAAGACTGGGTCCGGGTCGAGGCTTCGAAGAAGAGGTTTACTTGCGTCCGTCCACGCAGGACGGTGCGCTTCTTGTCAACCTGGCGGTTGAGCTCGACATATTCTTCGGACAGGTCGAGGAGGCCGCTGATGTCGGCCGCGGAAAGGCCCTCGATGCCCAGCAAATGCCGGTGGCCGAGGACGAAGGTCGATTTCGATGTCATTAAAGCGAGAGCTATAGGCGCGGATGGCGGGGGGAGCAAGGGCCAATGCCGGGGTGGGGACTTATCCCCTGATCTGTCTCCCGCTCAGTCATTCCGGGATGGCGCGCGAGCGCCAGACCCGGAATCTCGAGATTTCGATGCTTCGCATCGTCCCGGAATGACGCTGACGGACAAGGAAGCATCATGAAATCAATTCTTGCTGCATTTGTATCAATCATCGCCATTTCATCAGCCCAGGCCCAATCGCTCCCCGGCGGCTTCGTCTATTTGCGCGACGTCGACCCCACCATCATCCAGGACATCCGCTACGCGACGCCGAACAATTTCGTCGGCCGTCCGCTCGCCGGCTACGGCGCCGGCGAATGCGTGGTGAAGCGGGAGGTGGGGCTGCGGCTCAAGGCGGTCCAGCAGGATCTGGCGGCACAGAACCTGTCGCTGAAAATGTTCGACTGCTACCGGCCGGCGCGCGCCTCGCTCGACATGGTAAAGTGGTCGCAGAACGGCCACGAGACCGCCGCCGATCGGCGCTACAATCCGCGAATCCCCAAGACCGAGCTGTTCCGCCTCGGCTATATCGCGAGCCGCTCGCAGCATTCCACGGGGGCGGCGCTCGACCTCACGCTGGTCGATCTCAAGGCTGACAATTCCGCCAGGATCGATCCGTCAAAATCCTACGCCGACTGCACGGCGCCGGTCGAG
This portion of the Bradyrhizobium diazoefficiens genome encodes:
- a CDS encoding FMN-dependent NADH-azoreductase — translated: MKLLHIDSSVLGPHSVSRQVSAAVVDRLRQATPSLDLVYRDLTQTPLAHLTGSHLAAAQGAPAPAELAPDLAASAAVLNEFLDADIVVIGAPMYNFTIPSQLKAWIDRILVAGKTFKYGANGPQGLAGDKRLIVAISRGGYYGADTPAALGEHLETYLRWVFGFIGITHPEFILADGIKVGPDHREKALAGALQAATSLRAA
- a CDS encoding winged helix-turn-helix transcriptional regulator, translating into MVKRTSFEGDGCPVARSLEAIGDWWTLLIIREAMLGLCRFGEFQSKLGMAKNILSARLRSMLDHGILAMVPASDGSAYQEYVLTPKGRGLFPILVALRQWSEEFDDTPEEIDTIMVDLAKGRPVKKLELHAEDGRLLSLADITLKPRPAPRRRSA
- a CDS encoding winged helix-turn-helix transcriptional regulator, which encodes MGTSLRPAHTDLPAPRVPDPDHPDCRGVASILSRVGDKWSVFVIMMLSDGPKRFNELKRMINGISQRMLTLTLRGLERDGLVTRTIFPTIPPRVDYELTDLGRGLQQPVKALGEWAIAHQEQIAAARTRFDERNGS
- the dprA gene encoding DNA-processing protein DprA: MLAPQGDAVDAIHRNAELTEADRVDRLRLIRSDNVGPRTFRSLVDHFGTARAALERLPDLARRGGASRSGRICSVDEAKGELAASRKFGIAWLAPGEDGYPARLATLDDAPPLLAVRGDNATLMRPMIAIVGSRNASGAGLKFAGQLARELGEAGFIIISGLARGVDQAAHRASVESGTIAVLAGGHDCIYPPEHGDLLAAILDHSGAAISEMPLGHDPRARDFPRRNRLISGAALGVVVVEAAHRSGSLITARMAAEQGREVFAVPGSPLDPRAAGTNDLIKQGATLVTEAADIINAVAPIMQRPQMHPAGELDSEPFEGDPQGHDRDQITGLLGPVPISIDDLVRMSGASPAIVRTVLLELELAGRLERHGGGLVSLL
- a CDS encoding amidase, with the translated sequence MISLADLQRRIEAGELSPDDAIAQSHAAIEAKEKDVRAFVRHDKSAKAQASGPLRGIAVGIKDIIDTANLPTEMGSEIYRGWQPRSDAPVVMMLKRAGATIIGKTTTTAFASRDPTPTLNPHNVGHTPGGSSSGSAAAVGAGMIPLALGTQTGGSVIRPAAYCGAAAIKPSFRMLPTVGVKCYSWALDTVGLFGSRAEDLARGLLAMTGRTEFSGIVAAKAPRIGVVRQEFAEAVEPAAEEGLQVAIKAAEKAGASVQTIDLPEAVQEAWRIHPIIQDFEAHRALAWEFDARHDEIAPMLRASLDETVGLTPQEYDDARRIARRGRRELGELFEGFDVLLTYSAPGTAPAKELASTGSPRYNRLWTLMGNPCVNVPVMKIGGLPIGVQVIARFGNDPGALAAAWFLENALAKSG
- a CDS encoding IS110 family transposase, with amino-acid sequence MDILYERVAGLDVHKDTVVACVRIMVDGKAQRECRTFAAATEQLGELRRWLEESRCTHVAMEATGVYWMPVFRILGEGAFELIVANAAHIKNVPGRKTDMNDAMWIADLLACGLIKGSFIPEEEVQELRALTRTRKQLVREQTRHVQRIEKTLAEANIKLGSVISDIMGASGRRIIQAMIEGVRQPNKLAELAGKQIKASPKELYDALHGRLTDHHRFLLALHLQQRDGLDETIRKLDVEIAQRIECMEAEVNGGKIPFRHLIGLLTTIPGVSAVAAPAILSEIGADMSRFQTAGHLVAWTGLCPGQNESAGKRKSSRLRKGAPWLKTMLIQCAWAAKRTKNSYYRAQFFRLQAKRGPQKAICAVAASILTAIYHILKDGTEHRDLGAAYFDRRPTEVQASRLVARLKKLGFTVQLQPIAEAA
- a CDS encoding glucose 1-dehydrogenase encodes the protein MRLKNKTALITGGNSGIGLATAKVFVAEGAKVIVTGRNKETLEAAAKELGPNALALAADATEIAATEAAIKQGAEKFGKLDIVFANAGIPGSTPLGSATLETFEKVISTNLTGVFFTVQSALPYLNDNASIILNGSVISVLGIPGYSAYGAAKAGVRAMARIMASELSPRGIRVNVVAPGAIRTPIWGAAIATPEAEKAFEKRIGLSTPLGRIGEPDHISKTVLFLASDDAAHIQGQEIFVDGGAVASPSGAPIYRG